One part of the Gemmatimonadota bacterium genome encodes these proteins:
- a CDS encoding glycerate kinase — MILVAPTAFKGSMGAGRAARSMAAGVRRAWPGREVVELPLSDGGPGLIEAVRAARGGRVRGLRVTGPLGLPVRARLLRGRGVVLIESADACGLHLVPQPARDPLAATTFGLGELLLAGGAAERIVLGLGGSATIDGGAGMAQALGWRLLDGGGRPIPRGGAGLLQLGRIFPPAAPLRLPRVTALADVRSPLLGPGGAARVFGPQKGADAEGVRVLERGLAVLKQRIQEDLGIDLTRTAGAGAAGGLGAGAIAFLGAELVEGSTWVLEAVGFEPVLDAAELVVTGEGSYDRQSALGKITGEVVARARRQGKPVLVVAGRIEAALPDGVSAADAGGEWLSPKGLEKLVAQAIARLPGAQRPG; from the coding sequence ATGATCCTGGTCGCGCCGACGGCGTTCAAGGGCAGCATGGGCGCTGGCCGGGCCGCCCGGAGCATGGCGGCGGGAGTGCGCCGTGCCTGGCCGGGTCGTGAGGTGGTGGAGCTGCCGCTCTCGGACGGCGGCCCCGGGCTGATCGAGGCCGTGCGGGCGGCACGGGGCGGGCGAGTGCGTGGGCTGCGCGTGACCGGGCCGTTGGGCCTGCCCGTGCGCGCCAGGCTGCTGCGCGGGCGGGGCGTGGTCCTCATCGAGAGCGCCGACGCCTGCGGGCTGCACCTGGTGCCGCAGCCGGCGCGCGACCCGCTGGCGGCGACCACCTTCGGGTTGGGCGAATTGTTGCTGGCGGGGGGCGCCGCGGAGCGGATCGTGCTGGGGCTGGGCGGCTCGGCCACGATCGATGGCGGGGCCGGAATGGCGCAGGCGTTGGGCTGGCGGCTGCTGGATGGGGGTGGGCGGCCGATCCCGCGCGGCGGCGCGGGGCTGCTGCAACTGGGGCGGATCTTCCCGCCGGCCGCTCCGCTGCGCCTGCCGCGGGTAACGGCCCTGGCCGACGTGCGCAGTCCGCTCCTGGGCCCGGGCGGCGCCGCCCGCGTGTTCGGGCCGCAGAAGGGTGCGGACGCGGAGGGTGTCCGCGTCCTCGAGCGAGGGCTGGCGGTGCTGAAGCAGCGGATCCAGGAGGACCTGGGCATCGACCTCACGCGTACGGCCGGAGCCGGCGCGGCCGGCGGGCTGGGCGCCGGCGCCATCGCTTTCCTGGGTGCGGAGCTGGTAGAGGGTAGCACCTGGGTGCTCGAGGCGGTGGGATTCGAGCCAGTGCTGGATGCTGCAGAGCTGGTGGTGACTGGCGAAGGCAGCTACGACAGGCAGAGCGCGCTGGGGAAGATCACGGGCGAAGTCGTGGCGCGCGCGCGGCGGCAGGGCAAGCCAGTGCTGGTCGTCGCCGGGCGCATCGAGGCGGCGCTGCCCGACGGTGTTTCCGCCGCGGACGCCGGGGGCGAATGGCTCTCGCCCAAGGGGCTGGAGAAGCTGGTGGCCCAGGCAATAGCGCGGTTGCCAGGCGCGCAGCGCCCGGGGTAG